AATGCATATGATGTTTCCAAtgcatttagaaaaatattgaacAAAGGTCGAACACCTAAAAATCTACAAACAGACGAtggtaaagaattttttaataaagagtttAAAAGTCTTACGCAAAAGTACTCAATAAACCACTACTCCACATTTAGTGTGATGAAAGCATCCATCGTAGAACGCTTTAATCGtacactaaaaaattttatgtttaaagaGTTCTCATACAACGGTTCCTATAAGTGGATTgacattttaccaaatttagttAATCAATATAATCGGAAAATACACAGAACAATAAAAATGGCTCCTATtgatgtcaataaaaataatgaggattatattttaaaaactgCCTACAATCATCTTAAAGTATATAAACCCTCAAACTTCCATGTTGGTGACTATGTTCGCAtaagtaaatataaaaatatatttgaaaaaggatATACACCTAATTTCAGTACGGAAATTTTTCGAATAAGTTCTATCCAAAACACTAATCCTACCACATATCTATTGGAAGATTATCAAGGTAATCCAATAAAAGGaggtttctatagagaagaaatTCTGCGAACGCGACACCCTGATGTTTACCTcgttgaaaaaattctaaaaacaaaaGGTCAACAAGCATATGTTAAATGGTTGGGATTTTCTAATGACCACAATTCATGGATtaataagaatgaaattttatgatGTGTATttagtaatataaaataaataaagaagattgaaacttaattttgtttttcattctaAAGTAAGTTTTCATAATGTCAATTACATTAGCCCTAAGCGGAAGATCGTCGGTGCTCATAACCAATTATTTCCCACCCATACAACTTAATGATGAATATGAATGTGCTTTAGTTGATTTTCATTCGTATAATTCAATTCCAAATATTGACTATGATAACAATCTTTTCCACATTGGTGGTGATTGCATTGAAATTCCGGTGGGATCTTATGAACTGGAggatattgttaaatttttaaaacatgaatatgtaaagaaaaatatcaacaaaatattaGAGATTGAGGCTAATAATAatacacttcaaattgaaatatattcCTCCCACGATATTATTGATTTTAACAAAGATCGTTCTATTGGCGCGCTATTTGGCTTCAACAATCGAATTTTGCTACCTAATGCACGACATAAATCACATCAATCAGTGAACATAATGAAAGTGAATGCCATCCAAGTCCAATGTAATATAATCACAGGATCATATATGAATAACACACCGTCGCATATAATACATGAGTTTGCTATGAATGTCTCTCCAGGATATAAAATGGATGAGATACCCAGGAATTTAATCTATTTACCTGTGAATGTCAAGGAAATAAGTTGTCTAAAAGTTTGGATTGTGGATCAAGAAAggcgtataataaattttcgggGTGAAGAGATTACTTTACGATTTCATCTAAAACCGAAAGCGAAATGATTATCTataataaatattacaataaaataGGTAATGATTCCATTCCGGAACGAGCAGCCAAGCTAATTACACAAAATATACTGCCCCAATCTATAAAACGTAAAttaactaaagaaaataaactattcctaaaatctttaaaactacAGCTTAAGAAAAATGTCTGAAATATTAAGCGTTGCAGAAAAACCATTTTCTGATGAAAGCATTATTAAGAAGGATTATCATAGCTATATGCCATATATACagtcatataaaaataatgatgAAATTAGAATAACAATCCAAAATCAAGATCTCTATGTCTTACCATCTGAAAGTTATATCTACATAGAAGGCTTCATAACGCTGATGGATGGTATAGCAACACCAAATGCTAGACTGCGAAATAATTGTGTAGCACATATGTTTGATGAGATTCGTTATGAAATCAATGGGGTTGAAATTGATAGAACACGTTATTTAGGAATGGcgagtactataaaaaattatttatctctCAATGAATTGGATTCGAATATGATGCTGAATGCAGGATGGAGTAAACACAATGACATGGAAAACgggtcatttaatttttatgttccGTTAAAATTATTGTTGGGCTTCGCAGAGGacttcaataaaatcgtgttaaACTGTAAACATGACTTAATTTTGTTGCGCAGTTCAAATGATCATAATGCTTGCTTTTCCACAAAGCCTGAAGAAATGGTTAAACTAACGATACAGAATATAACATGGAGAATACCACATGTGCAAGCTTCCGATATAACAaagttgaaaattataaaaacgatTAAAGATGGTACCACATTACCGCTTGCTTTTCGGAGTTGGGATTGTCACTTTAATCCTACATTCCCAAATGCGACAAAATGTAATTGGAATGTAAAGCTTTCATTAAATAGAGAGCGCCCCAGATTTGTAATCGtggtatttgaaaaaaacaacaagtttaTACATTGTAATCTAGTAAATTTAAAAGTTCATCTAAATTCCGATACTTACCCATATGATGATCTTAATCTCAAATTTGATGATAATAGATATGCTATTCTATATGACATGTACGCCAAATTTCAACACAGCTTTTATATGAAAGAACCACAACCATTACTAACAAGCGCTGAATTTAAGAACACCCCCATGGCAGTCATCGATGTTAGCCACCAAAATGAAATGGTCAAACAAGGTCCCATAGATGTCAGAATTGAACTCGAAACCAGTAAACCCATTCCTGCAAACACCATAGCATATTGTTTAATAATTCACGATCGCTATATTGAATATACACCATTGACGGGAAATGtgcgaaaaattatttaatttttttttttcaatgaaccATACATACCTTTATATCCAtaatcaattttaaaataaataaaaataaaacaaaaatgtatacatcaattttttcattttatttattacattttttctatataaataacaattcttaatgttaaattttttaaatacatacAATACATAATAAATAGTTTAGTgtatttacattaaaattatatCCATTAGATCATTAAAATCCATATCAAAATCAGATGTATATtgttgaactaaattttctaaagaggaaTCAGTTTCGATTGCTCCTAAATCTAAATCTAGACCATTGCCATCTATATCAACTAGCATATTTTCCATACTTGATTCAATTTCATGGTGACCCCACGCGAAAGTATTAATTCCATCTTCCTTGATCATACGCTTTGTATCCAACGGACTTAATACAACTTTTTTCAAGGCATTCGTATAGATGTTGTGTAGCTTACACCTAAAAGTGAGCATTGTATCACAAactttttctttagtaaatagacaattcctatagtcatCAATTTTATAGTTGTCCATTACACTTTTTTTCACACCTTTAGCctttttaatttcataaccatCCTCAACAGtatatgaatacatttttggacCTAAACCGACAAACTCTGTCATAATCTTACCACAGTTTTCATCCTTCATTAATccaatttcctttttatttacAAGAGGAAAATTGAAAGGATTATCTTCGGAATACTCAGATGTATCAAAATGTGTAGTAAGATGAGGTCTAATTTCTTCATACACATCTTCAGATTCGATGGTGTATATGAAAGAGTCTGTATCCATATAGTTTAATTGTATTCTTTCACCAAACTTTTCTTTCATAAAGTTGTAGTGGAAGTCATACATTTTCCACTTAGCTAATTCTAGAATACAAAATCCTAAGTATATTGGCTtatcataaacaatttttgttttattcatttgAATAGCCCAAAAATTGTCTGTGAATTTGGATATACTATGaaagtttggttttgaaattagAGCTTCAGCACCTAACTTACGCCTGTCACTATATGCCCACTGTTTTACAATAGACAcatcttttcttttttcaacattttccattgttttgccATATACTGCATTGTTCAatagtttaaagaaatttttttcaaaagcaatatttgtttttttcctaCAATCAttgtttttgtcaatatattcctTTAGCCATGGTCTTTGACTAAAAGTAAGCACCCTATGCACTTCATTTAGAACGTAGCCCTGCTCTAAACATTGTTTTAGTGTCATGTAGTGGATGGTATACCTTTCTTTTGGTGTAAGATCTGCAACAAGTTTGTTGTGTTTCGATCCTCCcacttttttgttttcagcCGCTAAAGGtaaatcattaaatttattatgtaGATGGGGTGGACAACTTATTGAAACTTCATAAATATACCCTTCAGGAGaatcgaatttaaaatttttgattacgtTAGGATCCCTAATAATGTCAGCTTCTGCAACCCATTTAAAATTACCATATGGTAAGAATTGCTGCATCGCCCATCCATATAGGTTATTAACATcaagatataataaaaatgtaGATACAATATCaggattaaagtttttcatatatttattattggcTTTGTGATATCTTTTACTACATTGAGTAATACCTCCACGAATGCCATTTTTTATAAAGTTGTATGTGTCTACATCCTTCAACAATTCTAGGCTAAAACCATCCGATGTTATCAGCTTTAGCATAGCATCATAAGATAGACCAGGCGCCGTAAAATATTGGCAAGGATCCAGCTTATGTATGCTTTTGCATAAGATTCGAAAGTTTTCGAATATATCTGTGAGTAGAAGGACATccgtttttaaatataactccATATAATCCTGAAGTGTTCTACAATTAAATGTTGTCCAAACTTCTATAGCGTGATTGTAGTCCTCCTGACTACAACTTTTGTTGGTTAATTTACTgtagaagttttctatagagggaAGGTTTATATCTTTAAGTTTTTGAAATGAATCCAAGTATTCATAACAAAATACACCCTTCCTTCTCATTAATTTAAATTCGTGGTCATTTGAGAAATTAGATCTAACCGTAGTCATTTTGTCATCTAACAGATTTTTAGCTAAGCTATCCAAGCTTGAAGGCATAAATCTTAAAGAATCTAAAAACCTATATTCTAAAAGATCCCCattatcaaatttaattttatgagataccgaTATATATAATTCTTTATTTAGCGGTATAACTGAGGTATTTCCAGGAATAaggtttagtaaatctttaataaatagATGACAGTCATATGACGAAAAGTTATGGAAAAAGATTGGTATAAACTTTGGGatcttataatttaaattacattCATTATGGGCCGCCCCCCTATATTTTCCAGTAATATGGCAATGATCCCTAACCCTATCCGTAtctaaatttttgtcacaaatgtGACACAATTGAGCTGCGTGAAAACTGGATTCCTCAATAGGTGATAAGGGACACATTGGtttttttaatgataaatacCTTTCGTATATATCTCTACATTCTAAatctaaatatttaacaaatttttccccAGCATCCTCCCCAGTATAAATCTTAAATCTATCTAACGAACTATCTACactacattttatataaaaactaaaagcaCACGGTTTGTGCTTATTTATTGTTGATCCTAAACTATCTTTCTCTAGTATGCACTCAAAATCGGCATACACAACGAAAGGGACATCCATCGTTTTACTTATGTTTTTAAAGCGAATAAAATTATTACCTGCATCCGGTACGGTGGTTACAATGTTGGAACATTCCTTTAAGTGATTCGACCACTTTTCGGAGTTTGAAGTGTATTGCAGGCATCTGtcgcaaatttttaatttcttacaatttttggttaaCTGCGAAGATAATAatctataacaaataaaataaaaaaaaaaaatattttattaatatttaagtaaaaaatgaaatgaaggaTTTTTTTCTTACCTTGACATGTCTTTAAtccaaatataatgtgctttaccCCCACTCTCCAACAACAACAAGTTAATGTGTACCCCATTTGGAACAACATTCTGGGATATGTGGTATGGCCCGATGACAGTGTCATCTTTCCGGTTATACCCATATACATTAATACTAACTCCTGGGTTCagcttttcaaattttgggatTTCTTGCACAGGCATAGGGAATTCTAGcccttcaaaatttaaatttatattgttttctaacaaaatattctgcTGCCTGATATCTACTCGATAGGATGAAGTTCGAGTTGGGTGGGTTGGCTTTGGGGAAGTTAACGCCGAAATGACACTCCATTTGAAGCAGTATTCATCCGTATTTCTGACATTGATACATGCTTTTTTCGAATATAATTTTGGTGGCGTTGGAATATATTGGGAACCACAAAAGCCAGACCATTTGTTGATgttgatttcaaatttttcaattcgaGTCAAAGTCCATCCAGAGTCTCTTTCCTGAAAATCCGCCATTTGACTCTTTATTTCCTCAATATGCCTTTTAATGAAATCCTCAATGTTGTCTGACATAACCAGTCTCTGCATTTTGGACACATGGTACATGTGTTGCATTTGGAGCTCTTCACCACCCAACTTTATGTATTCCCCAATTAGTTGGATATTTATCTTCAGACTTTTATTCTTCGCCAgtgaatttaaaattaacaGGTGTAAACTCTTGTTACATTCTTCGAATACCTCATTTATATCTATGGTATTCATATCGGTTAGGTACGTATAAGTTCCTACACGATTTTTAAATCCTGTCATCGTCTGTCTAAATTGGTTATTTATAATAACATCACTTCTTTGTATGTGATTCGGAGACTGGTGATGTTTGAACCAATTCATTGGGTTTACATAGACGTTGCATATTTCACATACTTTATTTAAATTCCTCTGACCATGACTAGGCCCTGGTTGCTGGTCGAAATTAAACTGTTGCTGCTCAAATATGTTTGAGTGTTGCTCCAAGTTTTGATTTTGCTGCAGCAATTGTTGATGAAAGATAGGTCCTGGATGCTGCAGCAAgttaaaatgttgttgttgttgggacCCTGGATTAAGCCCTGGTTGCTGATCCCAATTATATTGTTGTTGGGGGTAGATTCCACCTCCCACGGACATGTTTatgtgttgttgctgttgttgttgctgttgttgttgctgttgttgttgctgttgttgttgctgttgttgttgctgttgttgttgctgttgttgtccaAAACCTTGTCTATGCATTGTCGCTTGGTGAATTTCCATATGTAATTTCAATGCATAGACATTTCGCACCATCAAACCACATAAACTACACGTTTTG
This is a stretch of genomic DNA from Haematobia irritans isolate KBUSLIRL chromosome 4, ASM5000362v1, whole genome shotgun sequence. It encodes these proteins:
- the LOC142235996 gene encoding uncharacterized protein LOC142235996 encodes the protein MSVGGGIYPQQQYNWDQQPGLNPGSQQQQHFNLLQHPGPIFHQQLLQQNQNLEQHSNIFEQQQFNFDQQPGPSHGQRNLNKVCEICNVYVNPMNWFKHHQSPNHIQRSDVIINNQFRQTMTGFKNRVGTYTYLTDMNTIDINEVFEECNKSLHLLILNSLAKNKSLKINIQLIGEYIKLGGEELQMQHMYHVSKMQRLVMSDNIEDFIKRHIEEIKSQMADFQERDSGWTLTRIEKFEININKWSGFCGSQYIPTPPKLYSKKACINVRNTDEYCFKWSVISALTSPKPTHPTRTSSYRVDIRQQNILLENNINLNFEGLEFPMPVQEIPKFEKLNPGVSINVYGYNRKDDTVIGPYHISQNVVPNGVHINLLLLESGGKAHYIWIKDMSRLLSSQLTKNCKKLKICDRCLQYTSNSEKWSNHLKECSNIVTTVPDADLLNLIPGNTSVIPLNKELYISVSHKIKFDNGDLLEYRFLDSLRFMPSSLDSLAKNLLDDKMTTVRSNFSNDHEFKLMRRKGVFCYEYLDSFQKLKDINLPSIENFYSKLTNKSCSQEDYNHAIEVWTTFNCRTLQDYMELYLKTDVLLLTDIFENFRILCKSIHKLDPCQYFTAPGLSYDAMLKLITSDGFSLELLKDVDTYNFIKNGIRGGITQCSKRYHKANNKYMKNFNPDIVSTFLLYLDVNNLYGWAMQQFLPYGNFKWVAEADIIRDPNVIKNFKFDSPEGYIYEVSISCPPHLHNKFNDLPLAAENKKVGGSKHNKLVADLTPKERYTIHYMTLKQCLEQGYVLNEVHRVLTFSQRPWLKEYIDKNNDCRKKTNIAFEKNFFKLLNNAVYGKTMENVEKRKDVSIVKQWAYSDRRKLGAEALISKPNFHSISKFTDNFWAIQMNKTKIVYDKPIYLGFCILELAKWKMYDFHYNFMKEKFGERIQLNYMDTDSFIYTIESEDVYEEIRPHLTTHFDTSEYSEDNPFNFPLVNKKEIGLMKDENCGKIMTEFVGLGPKMYSYTVEDGYEIKKAKGVKKSVMDNYKIDDYRNCLFTKEKVCDTMLTFRCKLHNIYTNALKKVVLSPLDTKRMIKEDGINTFAWGHHEIESSMENMLVDIDGNGLDLDLGAIETDSSLENLVQQYTSDFDMDFNDLMDIILM